The sequence below is a genomic window from Xiphophorus maculatus strain JP 163 A chromosome 10, X_maculatus-5.0-male, whole genome shotgun sequence.
GACAGTAGTTTGCGCCCTTTTTGGCTCTCTTTGGTTGGTAAAACTTCGCgctgttgtgacagtttgtctGTGGCTTCAGCTTGTTGTCAGACGGAGTTTCTCTGAGGTTTGTTAGCTGGATTTTTAGCTCGGCAGGCTAATGGATTCTACCGAGGATTTAACCCCTCGAATTCTCCTCAAGCAAATTCTGATCACCGAGCCGCCCAGGACTCCTGTCGGCAGCAGGTACTGCCTTCTCTTTCAGGGagaaatagtgtttttttttaaaacaaagtttaaaagtaTAAATGACAAACCCCGTCACAACATCCTGCCTTTTAAGCAAATGACCAAAATTATTGGCTCTCCTACTATCGTATTGtactacatttttttctattctccAGCTTAGACACAGATTTTCTGTATAGtttaattagtaaaaatatagatttatgTTTGTTCCTGTGTTTATTTGGACAATTATCTTTGATAATTACTCTGCCAGGTACGACCTATTTTCACTTCTCTAACAAACGCGATGACCTTGTAATAAACCCTTTTGGTATTTTACAGTGTCTTTAAATTTAAGAGGCAGTATAGACTTTATCACagtattttctcatttgttgaAAAAAGTCTGACCACAATGTACAACTGGATCGGAATTAACTTTTaggtgaaaacaaaatgtacatttactgGACGagaaattgtcccagaagtttgtgcgataaacgataacgttgttttgaggccattttcaagtaCTACTATGGAAATGgtataataatacaagaacacattctcaaaaaatcaatgaactttaaattctaatccaaaataaacaaaacaacaaataaaatgaattataaagtctctgtcCTTCCAAAAATGGCTAgaccaaagcagcagactgaagacttttgtcttccagtttttggtagaaaaacagagaaaagaaaaaaaaacaatacattttacaataatagaattattgactttgtttaaatttgttatgtggttaatttatttattgcttattgtgacagacaTGTTGTGTTAAAAGATGCGTTGACTTTAAGATATTACACTTTGCTGCAATTAgctaacagttttatttttttagacataTCCAGTGTTATAAAGACATAATAGAAACGGATACGTTAGTTGTGTTAACAGGAAGTCGCTtaaatttaagaatttaaaggtgcaaaaaaaaaaaacctaggaattttgattgaaaatggataattttcttctctgtctgcATGTCAGTGAGCCCCAGGCAGCAGGTAGCAGCGAGCCGCGGCGCAAGAGCAGGCGCAGCGGGAGAGATGCTGAGCCCAAAACTCCACAGAACATCCTGCGTCGCAGCCTGAGGAACAAAATCCAGGAGGTGAGAAGAACACAAACGACTCGGTTGTGGAAGGTGGCATCAGTTGAACCCTCTAAATCTGACCgtgcttttgttttcagaatatAACCAGAAAATCCCTGCCTCTCAAGCGAAGAACCGCCTCCGCTGTGCTCAGACAGCAAGCTCCCTCCTCCTCCATGATGTTTGATGATGGAGAAACTCCCAGGCATTTACTCAGGAACATCCTGCAGACAGGTGAGTGGCTTTATCCGCCCTTCTGGTTCTCAGTGAGGCTGATgttcttgttttcctctttacATCCATGTCGTTTGGTTCTGCTTTTCAGAGCCTGTGAAGTCCCCAGTGGTTCATGACAAAGGCGCccctgcagagctgcagcctcCTTCAGAAGACAATACAGTTACTAGAAGTCGGTCTAGGTGTGTTTAAGATGACTGTTTGGTGTGAAATCTAacgttttttctgtttctcagcaCCTTTATGTTGACTGTTTgtacatttatgtgtttatttttgtgtccaGTTTTGAGCTGTCGGGTCTGGATCTGCCGGATGTGACGATGGGGAACATTGCGAGCGCCGCTAAGGGCCTGAGCAGAAAGAGACCGCGTCAGAGCCTCAACGTCACCGCTTTTGAAAAACGACTCAAAGGTGAAAACGGtaaagttaaactttatttatttatttttctgtgaaagattgtaaacatttttacttgtgaCCCAGTGCTGATACGGACTCTAGAGTTAACGGAGTTgttatatttatgtgttttggggatttttatgCTTACAGCTGCTGAAGAAGAACCAGAAAATTCAATCGGTGATCATTCATCTCTTTCCCTGTCAaggtaaagtttaaaaaaaaaaaccttccaagTGAAAtaagtatatttatttagtataaaaTGATCTGCATGTTCTTTCTGCCGCTCAGCTCCTCCTCCCTGAGTCTGAAAACCCCGTTTGTTGACGTTCACACTGAGAAGAGAGGCCTTCAGAGACGAGTTTCGCGCCGCAGAAAGATCACAGAGGAAGAGTTTTGTGCTGCCCTCAGCAAGCAGCAGATGGGAGGTGATTCTGTCTTTTCACTGCAACCAAAAGCTTCTGTTCATTAAATTATTCTGATTCTTTATAGCAAAAGTGTCAAACttgaggcccgggggccaaatctggtccGCTGtaactttttatgtggccctctagagtCCAATAagttcctccagtttttcacaaatttgcaaaattcacataaaatcaacaaatccctaCTTCTTATTTTACAGCAAATCTTTATTATCAATAATTGGATCGGGACCGATACAGACATTGTCaaattggtgcatctctagttttaATACAAgaactttcctttttatttcgGCTCTTTTTCTCTACATTGTGTTCCAGACGTGAGCCGTGAAGCACTTCAGGGGCGAGAGGTCGGCGGCGAAGACACAAACTTGGCGGGAATTACGTTGGGTCTGAGCAAACTGAGCGAGCCCGACGTCACGGTCGACATCGTGAACTGCCAGACGGCTCTGTACGACCAGCATGACGCCCTGACCTCCAACTTCTCCATCACTGCCACTCAGGATAAACCCGCCGTCATGGCGACTCAGCTCCAGAGAGACatacaggaggaggaggagcacaGGGATGAGGAGAGACAGAAAtcagctgaagaagaagaagaagacgttGTGACCAACATGGAGGAAGATGAAGGCAAGgaaaatgttgataaaacaCGAGATGTTTCATCGAAACCTGAGGAAAAGGACGATGCAGTTGGATTCCAGACTTTTGATCTGGATGATGGAGCTGAGGCTGCAGTCGATTCTCAGTCTGAAGACGTCAAAGGAGgctctgaggaagaggaggctgcAGTGGGTTCTCAAGCTGAGGATGAAGATGTGGAGCAATCCCCaactgaggaagaaactgcagCCGATTCTCAGTCTGAAGACGTCGAAGGAGgctctgaggaagaggaggctgcAGTGGGTTCTCAAGCTGAGGATGAAGATGTGGAGCAATCCCCAACTGaggaagaagctgcagctgattctcAGTCTGAGGAAGAAGCTGCAGTGAGCCCTCAGGCTGAGGATGAAGGTGTGGAGGACAGTCCTCCTGAAGACGCCGCAGCAGCTTCTCcgtctgaggaagaggaggctgcGGCTGGCTCCCAACCCGAGGATGAAGGTGGATCAGTAGTAGGAGTTAATCAACTCCAACGTGACGACGAGGAAAAGTCGGACGGAGCCGATCGTCAGACTGACCAAGACTATAACGATGAAGAGAGGAATCAGGAGGAAGAGCGACACATCAGTCGCAGGGCTTTTCGCTCAGAGGGCGGGCTCATTCTGCCCGTCGTCAAGGCGACAGAAGGTACAGCTACTCACCTGTTGGCGTCATCTGCTAACTTTACAACCCAAACTGACATTCTTACCCAAGTTATCAATTTATGAGTTtatctaaagttgattgataTTATCGATCGGATAATAGTTAATCGATAGgcggccattttcttaaaaacctctCGTATCAAGAAGGATGACCGTCTTTCCTAAATCGTTCATAATATActtaatttaacattattttgtgtcagctgtattaaatactgactgaatagactgacaattttgttttcacattattaaacttggacatatttataaaatataactaaaCAGGAACCTCAGGctgctgaatagaaaaattaaatatgttaaacattAAATCCCCCATTAACAGAGATATGGTCACGCAAAGTGGTCTGTGGTTGCTGTAGAAGGAATGTTGACGCAATTAATGGAGAAAAGTTTTAACCTACGAAAGGTCATTTTTGAATAAGAAATTGATGCAGCTCGGCTAAATGAGCGCTATTAAGGTGAAAACTAAAGGATTTTGTCGAGtgattatatttcaaaacaacttaaggagtttgagtgtttttatttcaaagccaACACGTAGAAAGTGTATTTTGCATCCCGTACCGGACTCTGTCTGGACCGTTACTCTTTACCGTTCCCTTATGGGCGCCATCTTTGATTCCGTATCAGCGGCTCCGCTTAAGGAagaccagcggcgccctctgccgGATGGCGgtcaaactacaacactaaaagaaggtcAAAGCAGACGTTATTAGTCAaaagtacggtggccgacaggtgcaaatgcgcagcaaaagagaaaacatgcaaacaaaaaagaagacacccccgaatgaaatgcagcaaacaaaaagagagacgcaaacacccccgaatgaaatgcagcaaacaaaaagagagacgcaaacacccccgaatgaaatgcagcaaataaaaagagagacgcaaacacccccgaatgaaatgcagcaaataaaaagagagatgcaaacacccccgaatgaaatgcagcaaacaaaaagagagacgcaaacacccccgaatgaaatgcagcaaataaaaagtgttgaaaacggaagtgctccagaccactagggggagtcaaagaaaatagtattcatttctatgggaccagatgcaagattcttcttcttcttcttcttggtatttattggcggttggcaacaaacttacagtagcattaccgccacttaccagtatggagtgtggttcgagatggtctataaactttcactttctaccttttccctccattaactcctgattaaacatacccccacacatacacacctgcttatattatccaacttgcttataactttatatacccctctttgatattctttacacattcacacccaacttgctctactcatatcctatgaaatagctttgtttttttaagataccgaataattatttgaatatgtctactcccgaaatctctcctcaaaaattctattaaattaaacctttctttaatacctacacactctctcagcatgcatcttctctcttcttcatacttacaacactctaaaataacatgctctattgtttcagacttctcacaataatcacactttccagatgcaagattcagagagatacctttactttctttcaaatttctttctctgaatcttgcatctggtcccatagaaatgaatactattttctttgactccccctagtggtctggagcacttccgttttcaacactttttgtttgctgcatttcattcgggggtgtttgcgtctctctttttgtttgctgcatttcattcgggggtgtttgcgtctctctttttgtttgctgcatttcattcgggggtgtttgcgtctctctttttatttgctgcatttcattcgggggtgtttgcgtctctctttttatttgctgcatttcattcgggggtgtttgcgtctctctttttatttgctgcatttcattcgggggtgtcttcttttttgtttgcatgttttctcttttgctgcgcatttgcacctgtcggccaccgtacaaAAGATTGGAACTAATTTgaatctaataaaccattaattaaCAATTAGTCGTATTGCTACATAAGtttatgaagacattttttttagaacagTAGCTTATGGATCTGGATGAAAAGAAATGATGAAAGGAgaatcaaatgtgtttttctttttaaaaaaacaaattcctgccgttttatttttataggtcTGTCATTAATAAAGTCCAAAAGCTACAGCACTCTGGGTTTGAACACCAGTTTGGAAAGAATCCAGGATCAAACTGGAAAACCAGACTGGGCCAAACCTTCGCTCCAACATCTGGACGAAGATTCCTGGGATGTAAACGATCCGGCGGACAGAAAAAACGCCCCGTTCCACCTCCTCCGTGTCAGCCATGATGCAGAGGTCAGCAGGCAGCAGGAGGATGTTGAAGCTGCCGCAGAGGAAGCCGGGGAACAGGAGGAAGAGTcggatgaggaggaggatgataATGAAGGTGAAGGCTCGTAACTTTTAGTTTGTGTGattcttcatatttaaaaaagtgatCATAATTTGGATTCTTTAAAATCCAGATTTCCCAGGCAAGACGCCAGCTTTTgtcagagagaaaataaagttttttaccTCCAGTCCTCCAGCGTCGCCTTCAGTTTCTAAAAATCTCCCAGCAAGGCaagtcacatttctttctgCAGCGTTAAACAAGCTTTCCCCAGTGAAATAATGTGCTGAAGTATAACATTTCTCCTATTTACTGCTTGTTCTTTATCCTTGCAGTAGTGCAAGCGAAGCTTTACCTGCAGTTAAACCAAAGCAGGCGAGACGGCGGCAAACTGGGCTGTCCAGGAGGGAAACCGTCCTACCAAAGACCTACCTGACGAGTGTCTTCAAGCACTTCGCCAAAACAAAAGTCTCTGCAGATGTCTTCCCCGTCCTAAATGagatgtaacaaaaataatacttgttttgtttatacaaaaaaaaatcagtgactTCAttctgaaaagcatttttttttactgctgttctCTGTTAGATTTTGATCCTGCAGAAATAACCgcaaacagtttttacttttgtaatcGATGCTTATCGACTTTGTGGCAGAGTGGATGAGTTCTTCGACCGTGTTGCTGAGGACCTGGAGACGTACGCGGCCCACGCAAAGAGAAAAACTATCGAAGTTGAAGATGTTGAGCTTCTGTTGAGACGGTACGTTTGAATTtgacatgtgtcaaactcgaggtctgATTAATTGCTATGGTAACAGGATTTAGTGTACTCTTCCAgtttctgttgagtttttaacgTTAATTTAcgggttttaaaaatatttttagacagaaaaaaaaatcagatttaaaacattcatattcAATCAGACAGATTTCCTCATGTTGATTCCAGAGATTATAGTTGGAGACGCACCGATCAGCTGCTGCAGGCCGATACTGATCACCGGTTTTACTGGTTCTTTGAAACTGTTTTCACTAAGCGGTTAAATGTAACACATTAACCACAACTTCCTGATGGAggcaacagttttaaaaatgaaggatGTGCTTTAttctatcaatttatttatcaaaatgtatGTGATTTTCACCAAACTTTAATGTGCATGGATTATATGCTGTTTGCTGtgttcacaaaataattttttctgtttttcccctAAGAATCAATCGGGGGAGAATCGTCcaatttttataacttttagattattgttttatgatctgatttgacataaaacataaccaACATCCTTAAAGGTATCCTGAcgcattcaataaattagaatattattgaaaagtccatttattttattattaagtgAAAACATTATGTAGATTAATTATACACAGATGGATGTGCgaaaacctttatttctgttatgaCGATTTTCAGtttacagttaataaaaactttacatttaaaattagaatgttacataaaacaaattttaaaaactatttttaaaaacagaatagcattagcttctgcccGGGATTCACAAACCCAcagaaaatgctgcaaaatgtaaagaatcaaatttacattttttctcacttttatttactattcaataattattaccATACATTTATTTAGCATAAACTCTTCCTCTCTGACaccttctgattttagttggCAACCAGTATTTTAGAGGAAATTATCAGGTAATATATCATGACTTTATTAATCTGATGAATAATTTACCAGATGAAATTTTCCGCCACAATCCCcttttgttaataaaatatgcaatatttttatattaatcccataaaattttatttaatctttttttcttggtgGTTCCTTCTGACCGTCCATTTCtagcttgaaaataaaattttcctgACTGTGAAAAGCTCAATCCTGCATGGTTGAGTTTTACGTTTGTGCTGAAGAAAAGGCCAGGGACCGCGACATTTATGAATTGTTACTTTATAAATAACTCTATCAGTTTTTaactcatgtttgtttgtttttttcttgcattctGCAGGCAGGGATTCGTAAACGACAAGGTGCCAGTGGAGGTTCTCATTGAAAAGTATCTGCGCTTGGACCAGCGAAAGATCCTAATCCCCATCGCAACCAGTGGAAATGTTG
It includes:
- the cenpt gene encoding centromere protein T isoform X2; the protein is MDSTEDLTPRILLKQILITEPPRTPVGSSEPQAAGSSEPRRKSRRSGRDAEPKTPQNILRRSLRNKIQENITRKSLPLKRRTASAVLRQQAPSSSMMFDDGETPRHLLRNILQTEPVKSPVVHDKGAPAELQPPSEDNTVTRSRSSFELSGLDLPDVTMGNIASAAKGLSRKRPRQSLNVTAFEKRLKAAEEEPENSIGDHSSLSLSSSSSLSLKTPFVDVHTEKRGLQRRVSRRRKITEEEFCAALSKQQMGDVSREALQGREVGGEDTNLAGITLGLSKLSEPDVTVDIVNCQTALYDQHDALTSNFSITATQDKPAVMATQLQRDIQEEEEHRDEERQKSAEEEEEDVVTNMEEDEGKENVDKTRDVSSKPEEKDDAVGFQTFDLDDGAEAAVDSQSEDVKGGSEEEEAAVGSQAEDEDVEQSPTEEETAADSQSEDVEGGSEEEEAAVGSQAEDEDVEQSPTEEEAAADSQSEEEAAVSPQAEDEGVEDSPPEDAAAASPSEEEEAAAGSQPEDEGGSVVGVNQLQRDDEEKSDGADRQTDQDYNDEERNQEEERHISRRAFRSEGGLILPVVKATEGLSLIKSKSYSTLGLNTSLERIQDQTGKPDWAKPSLQHLDEDSWDVNDPADRKNAPFHLLRVSHDAEVSRQQEDVEAAAEEAGEQEEESDEEEDDNEDFPGKTPAFVREKIKFFTSSPPASPSVSKNLPASSASEALPAVKPKQARRRQTGLSRRETVLPKTYLTSVFKHFAKTKVSADVFPVLNEIVDEFFDRVAEDLETYAAHAKRKTIEVEDVELLLRRQGFVNDKVPVEVLIEKYLRLDQRKILIPIATSGNVVIPKIRK
- the cenpt gene encoding centromere protein T isoform X3; this encodes MDSTEDLTPRILLKQILITEPPRTPVGSSEPQAAGSSEPRRKSRRSGRDAEPKTPQNILRRSLRNKIQENITRKSLPLKRRTASAVLRQQAPSSSMMFDDGETPRHLLRNILQTEPVKSPVVHDKGAPAELQPPSEDNTVTRSRSSFELSGLDLPDVTMGNIASAAKGLSRKRPRQSLNVTAFEKRLKGENAAEEEPENSIGDHSSLSLSSSSSLSLKTPFVDVHTEKRGLQRRVSRRRKITEEEFCAALSKQQMGDVSREALQGREVGGEDTNLAGITLGLSKLSEPDVTVDIVNCQTALYDQHDALTSNFSITATQDKPAVMATQLQRDIQEEEEHRDEERQKSAEEEEEDVVTNMEEDEGKENVDKTRDVSSKPEEKDDAVGFQTFDLDDGAEAAVDSQSEDVKGGSEEEEAAVGSQAEDEDVEQSPTEEEAAADSQSEEEAAVSPQAEDEGVEDSPPEDAAAASPSEEEEAAAGSQPEDEGGSVVGVNQLQRDDEEKSDGADRQTDQDYNDEERNQEEERHISRRAFRSEGGLILPVVKATEGLSLIKSKSYSTLGLNTSLERIQDQTGKPDWAKPSLQHLDEDSWDVNDPADRKNAPFHLLRVSHDAEVSRQQEDVEAAAEEAGEQEEESDEEEDDNEDFPGKTPAFVREKIKFFTSSPPASPSVSKNLPASSASEALPAVKPKQARRRQTGLSRRETVLPKTYLTSVFKHFAKTKVSADVFPVLNEIVDEFFDRVAEDLETYAAHAKRKTIEVEDVELLLRRQGFVNDKVPVEVLIEKYLRLDQRKILIPIATSGNVVIPKIRK
- the cenpt gene encoding centromere protein T isoform X1 produces the protein MDSTEDLTPRILLKQILITEPPRTPVGSSEPQAAGSSEPRRKSRRSGRDAEPKTPQNILRRSLRNKIQENITRKSLPLKRRTASAVLRQQAPSSSMMFDDGETPRHLLRNILQTEPVKSPVVHDKGAPAELQPPSEDNTVTRSRSSFELSGLDLPDVTMGNIASAAKGLSRKRPRQSLNVTAFEKRLKGENAAEEEPENSIGDHSSLSLSSSSSLSLKTPFVDVHTEKRGLQRRVSRRRKITEEEFCAALSKQQMGDVSREALQGREVGGEDTNLAGITLGLSKLSEPDVTVDIVNCQTALYDQHDALTSNFSITATQDKPAVMATQLQRDIQEEEEHRDEERQKSAEEEEEDVVTNMEEDEGKENVDKTRDVSSKPEEKDDAVGFQTFDLDDGAEAAVDSQSEDVKGGSEEEEAAVGSQAEDEDVEQSPTEEETAADSQSEDVEGGSEEEEAAVGSQAEDEDVEQSPTEEEAAADSQSEEEAAVSPQAEDEGVEDSPPEDAAAASPSEEEEAAAGSQPEDEGGSVVGVNQLQRDDEEKSDGADRQTDQDYNDEERNQEEERHISRRAFRSEGGLILPVVKATEGLSLIKSKSYSTLGLNTSLERIQDQTGKPDWAKPSLQHLDEDSWDVNDPADRKNAPFHLLRVSHDAEVSRQQEDVEAAAEEAGEQEEESDEEEDDNEDFPGKTPAFVREKIKFFTSSPPASPSVSKNLPASSASEALPAVKPKQARRRQTGLSRRETVLPKTYLTSVFKHFAKTKVSADVFPVLNEIVDEFFDRVAEDLETYAAHAKRKTIEVEDVELLLRRQGFVNDKVPVEVLIEKYLRLDQRKILIPIATSGNVVIPKIRK